One Hippoglossus stenolepis isolate QCI-W04-F060 chromosome 9, HSTE1.2, whole genome shotgun sequence genomic region harbors:
- the ccdc92 gene encoding coiled-coil domain-containing protein 92, with product MASANVSLENQLHSAQKNLLFLQQDHANTLKGLHAEVRRLQQQCTDLTYELTVRGSDPSDSSEVRCKELQRRCEELEAELKKKEEENTELLRDLEQKNAMISVLENTIKEREKKYLDELKMKSHKLAILSGELEQRASTIAYLTSQLHATKKKLLAGSSSEASPNVSPVTSYKPTPPPTKDRQPETPRRRMKKSLSQPLHPELTEVYKLGQDGRRLILREAVDAMPDPTPFLQAGRESPEPQVVRERPAVIPPIASERSPIPPLGAMASPRHSPARDRQYRGHVGVAHRIPHGTPPLAPPQAELETLAVDQVNEEKVVRKRSGADRTV from the exons ATGGCATCTGCAAATGTTTCCCTGGAAAATCAGCTGCACAGCGCACAGAAGAACCTGCTGTTCCTCCAGCAGGACCATGCCAACACGTTGAAGGGGCTGCACGCAGAGGTCCGCAgattgcagcagcagtgcacag acCTGACATATGAGCTCACTGTGAGAGGCTCTGATCCCTCAG acagcAGCGAGGTCCGTTGCAAGGAGCTGCAAAGGAGGTGTGAGGAGCTCGAAGCTGAGCtcaagaagaaggaggaggagaacacgGAGCTGCTCAGGGATCTGGAGCAGAAGAATGCCATGATCTCTGTCCTTGAAAACACCAtcaaggagagggagaaaaagtaTTTGGACGAGCTTAAGATGAAGAGCCACAAGCTGGCCATCTTGTCCGGGGAGCTCGAGCAGAGAGCGAGCACCATCGCGTACCTTACCTCACAACTTCACGCCACTAAGAAGAAGCTGTTGGCCGGCAGCTCCTCAGAGGCCAGCCCCAATGTCAGTCCGGTCACATCATACAAGCCCACGCCGCCTCCAACCAAGGACAGACAGCCTGAAACCCCACGTCGCCGTATGAAGAAGAGCCTCTCGCAGCCTCTTCACCCAGAGTTGACAGAGGTGTACAAGCTCGGCCAGGATGGGAGGCGGCTAATTTTGCGGGAGGCGGTTGACGCCATGCCTGACCCCACACCCTTCCTCCAGGCTGGCAGAGAGTCTCCAGAACCTCAGGTTGTGCGTGAACGGCCTGCTGTCATCCCTCCCATTGCATCTGAGCGCTCCCCCATCCCTCCCCTGGGTGCCATGGCCAGCCCTCGTCACAGCCCCGCTCGAGACCGCCAGTACAGGGGTCACGTGGGCGTGGCGCACCGCATCCCACATGGCACCCCTCCCCTGGCCCCGCCGCAGGCAGAGCTGGAGACACTGGCCGTGGACCAGGTCAATGAGGAGAAGGTTGTGCGGAAGCGTTCAGGAGCCGACAGGACAGTTTGA
- the chmp7 gene encoding charged multivesicular body protein 7 isoform X1 produces the protein MSNSADMPLPPDWDDDERMNFMFSDFKENRDVDTTDWDSKTDFWTALVLSSCRHQGSVCVRLQELNHSFRRKEKSPLGLATVLQSMSRCGKIQRESEFAANVDCGWVSWGVGLLLVKPLKWTFSTLLGSGSTVPLEESFVVIEVVKEKAAELLRVYRSSEFASRSVLSFQELCTLSSGVCADESTLCMALLQLQRDKQVLVSLHEGEKIVKFCLPGQDRVSPVSDVDIGVYQLQHSEKLLGERVEKLGLEADKCREEAKLLLSEGKKSQALRCLRGRKRVEKRADNLFAKLETIRGILDRIAQSQTDKMVIQAYQAGVSALRVSLKDVTVERAENLVDQIQELCDTQDEVNQTLSSGVTSADEDMDELEEELKSLLDESKPETIADLPEVPTNRLRPSGESVLSGDLFSSLPAVPHGLLNITTEQLEEELNQLTLTDSGFQLQKRTSPAKR, from the exons ATGTCTAACTCCGCCGACATGCCGCTGCCACCGGACTGGGACGACGACGAGCGGATGAACTTCATGTTCTCCGACTTCAAGGAGAACCGGGACGTGGACACGACGGACTGGGACAGTAAGACGGACTTCTGGACGGCTCTGgtcctgagcagctgcaggcaCCAGGGCTCCGTGTGTGTCCGCCTGCAGGAGCTGAACCACAGCttcaggaggaaggagaagtcCCCGCTGGGCTTAGCCACGGTCCTCCAGTCCATGTCCAG GTGTGGGAAGATCCAGAGGGAGTCTGAGTTCGCAGCTAACGTGGACTGTGGCTGGGTGTCCTGGGGGGTGGGCCTGCTGCTGGTGAAGCCCCTGAAGTGGACCTTCTCCACTCTGCTGGGCAGCGGCAGCACGGTCCCTCTGGAGGAGTCGTTTGTGGTCATCGAAGTGGTGAAG GAGAAAGCTGCAGAACTGCTCAGGGTCTACAGGAGCAGTGAGTTTGCAAGCCGCTCCGTTCTGTCGTTTCAAGAGCTCTGTACCCTCTCCTCTGGAGTCTGTGCTGACGAGAGCACCCTGTGCATggctctcctgcagctgcagagggacAAACAAGTGCTGGTCTCACTGCACGAAGGCGAGAAG ATAGTAAAGTTTTGTCTGCCAGGGCAGGACCGCGTCTCTCCAGTCAGTGATGTGGATATCGGAGTCTaccagctgcagcacagtgagaagctgctgggGGAGCGGGTAGAGAAACTGGGCCTGGAGGCTGACAA GtgcagagaggaggcaaagCTTCTGCTGTCGGAAGGGAAAAAATCACAG GCCCTGAGGTGTTTGAGAGGCCGCAAGAGGGTAGAGAAGAGGGCAGACAACTTATTTGCCAAACTGGAGACAATCAGAGGAATCCTGGACAGAATCGCCCAATCACAGACTGATAAGATG GTTATTCAAGCATATCAGGCTGGAGTGTCAGCCCTCAGAGTCTCTCTTAAGGACGTGACTGTGGAACGTGCAGAGAACCTTGTGGATCAAATCCAGGAG TTATGTGACACCCAAGATGAGGTGAATCAAACTCTATCCAGTGGGGTGACCAGCGCAG ATGAAGACATGGATGAGTTGGAGGAAGAACTGAAGTCTCTGCTGGACGAGTCAAAGCCAGAAACAATCGCAGATTTACCTGAGGTTCCAACAAACCGCCTGCGTCCCTCCGGGGAGTCCGTTCTCTCTGGTGACCTGTTCAGTTCCCTCCCCGCCGTACCTCACGGACTCTTGAATATTACCactgagcagctggaggaggagttGAATCAGTTAACACTTACAGATTCAG GCTTTCAGCTGCAGAAAAGGACATCGCCTGCCAAGAGATAA
- the lgi3 gene encoding leucine-rich repeat LGI family member 3: protein MMELGPRWMRLICVSLLCLYLCLPRESTAKRAPKIPRCPSTCSCTKDSAFCVDTKAIPKSFPPGIISLTMVNAAFTTIPEGAFSHLHLLQFLLLNSNTFTTVSNDAFAGLSHLQYLFIENNDIQALSKYTLRGLKSLTHLSLSNNNLQQLPRDLFKHLEILTDLDLRGNSFRCDCKIKWLVDWMEKTNTSVPAIYCASPFEFQGRRIHDLVPRDFSCISADFAVYETFPFHSVSVETYEFGGDHFVAFAQPDSGFCTLYVWDHVELVFRSFHNITSRSAVYCKPVVINNTLYMVVAQLFGGSHIYKWEEGPLRFVKIQDIDTTRVRKPNFVDTFQLDEEWYFIVADSSKAGSTSIYRWNSNGFYSHQSLHPWHRDTHVEFLDVAGKPHLILSSASQPPVVYQWNRSQKQFAFHSLITELADVQMVKHFWVRKVLYLCLTRFIGDSKILRWEGQRFIEIQTLPSRGSMSVYPFTVGLRQYLILGSDFSFSRVYLWDDLTQRFQPFQELNMRAPRAFSLVTVDNKDILLTASFKGSTLAYQHLLVDLSAK, encoded by the exons ATGATGGAGCTGGGACCTAGATGGATGAGGCTGATCTGCGTGTCCCTCCTGTGCCTGTATCTCTGCCTGCCGAGGGAATCGACCGCCAAGAGAGCCCCCAAGATACCCCGCTGTCCTTCGACCTGCTCTTGCACCAAAGACAGTGCCTTCTGTGTGGACACCAAGGCCATTCCCAAGAGCTTCCCCCCTGGGATCATCTCTCT GACCATGGTGAACGCGGCCTTCACTACAATCCCAGAGGGAGCTTTCTCACACCTTCACCTGCTACAGTTCCT GCTCTTGAACTCCAACACATTCACCACAGTCTCTAATGATGCCTTCGCTGGTCTGTCTCACCTGCAGTACCT GTTCATTGAGAATAATGACATCCAGGCTCTGTCAAAGTACACCCTCAGAGGACTCAAATCCTTGACTCATCT aTCTCTCTCAAATaacaacctgcagcagctgcccaGAGATCTCTTCAAACATCTAGAGATCCTCACAGATTT AGACCTGCGGGGGAACTCTTTCCGCTGTGACTGTAAAATCAAGTGGCTGGTCGACTGGATGGAGAAGACCAACACCTCTGTTCCTGCCATCTACTGTGCCAGCCCCTTTGAGTTCCAGGGACGCAGAATCCACGACCTCGTACCACGAGACTTCAGCTGCATCAGCGCAG ATTTTGCTGTGTATGAAACCTTCCCTTTCcactctgtgtctgtggagaCGTATGAGTTTGGTGGAGATCACTTTGTGGCCTTCGCTCAGCCTGACTCAGGCTTCTGTACTCTGTATGTGTGGGATCATGTGGAGCTGGTCTTCAGGAGCTTTCACAACATCACCT CTCGCTCTGCTGTGTACTGCAAACCTGTGGTGATAAACAACACACTTTACATGGTGGTGGCTCAGCTTTTTGGCGGATCTCATATCTACAA GTGGGAAGAGGGTCCGCTGCGCTTCGTGAAGATCCAAGACATAGACACCACTCGTGTGAGGAAGCCCAACTTTGTGGACACCTTCCAGCTGGATGAAGAGTGGTACTTCATTGTGGCAGACAGCTCCAAGGCAGGCTCCACCAGCATCTATCGCTGGAACAGCAATGGCTTCTACTCCCACCAGTCCCTCCATCCCTGGCACCGGGACACCCACGTGGAGTTCCTTGATGTGGCGGGAAAGcctcacctcatcctctccAGCGCCTCTCAACCACCGGTGGTTTACCAGTGGAACCGAAGCCAGAAGCAGTTTGCCTTCCACTCCCTAATCACAGAGCTGGCCGACGTGCAGATGGTCAAACACTTCTGGGTGAGGAAAGTTCTCTACCTTTGCCTCACACGCTTCATTGGTGACTCCAAGATCCTCCGCTGGGAAGGCCAGCGTTTCATAGAGATCCAGACTCTGCCATCTCGGGGCTCGATGTCTGTGTATCCTTTCACTGTGGGCCTCCGCCAGTACCTCATTCTTGGAAGTgatttctccttctccagagtTTACCTGTGGGATGACCTCACGCAGCGCTTTCAGCCCTTCCAGGAGCTCAACATGAGAGCACCGCGGGCGTTCAGCTTGGTCACCGTTGACAACAAGGACATTCTGCTGACCGCCAGCTTTAAAGGCAGCACCCTGGCCTACCAGCACCTGTTGGTGGATCTCAGCGCCAAGTAG
- the chmp7 gene encoding charged multivesicular body protein 7 isoform X2, whose product MSNSADMPLPPDWDDDERMNFMFSDFKENRDVDTTDWDSKTDFWTALVLSSCRHQGSVCVRLQELNHSFRRKEKSPLGLATVLQSMSRCGKIQRESEFAANVDCGWVSWGVGLLLVKPLKWTFSTLLGSGSTVPLEESFVVIEVVKEKAAELLRVYRSSEFASRSVLSFQELCTLSSGVCADESTLCMALLQLQRDKQVLVSLHEGEKIVKFCLPGQDRVSPVSDVDIGVYQLQHSEKLLGERVEKLGLEADKCREEAKLLLSEGKKSQALRCLRGRKRVEKRADNLFAKLETIRGILDRIAQSQTDKMVIQAYQAGVSALRVSLKDVTVERAENLVDQIQELCDTQDEVNQTLSSGVTSADEDMDELEEELKSLLDESKPETIADLPEVPTNRLRPSGESVLSGDLFSSLPAVPHGLLNITTEQLEEELNQLSAAEKDIACQEIRA is encoded by the exons ATGTCTAACTCCGCCGACATGCCGCTGCCACCGGACTGGGACGACGACGAGCGGATGAACTTCATGTTCTCCGACTTCAAGGAGAACCGGGACGTGGACACGACGGACTGGGACAGTAAGACGGACTTCTGGACGGCTCTGgtcctgagcagctgcaggcaCCAGGGCTCCGTGTGTGTCCGCCTGCAGGAGCTGAACCACAGCttcaggaggaaggagaagtcCCCGCTGGGCTTAGCCACGGTCCTCCAGTCCATGTCCAG GTGTGGGAAGATCCAGAGGGAGTCTGAGTTCGCAGCTAACGTGGACTGTGGCTGGGTGTCCTGGGGGGTGGGCCTGCTGCTGGTGAAGCCCCTGAAGTGGACCTTCTCCACTCTGCTGGGCAGCGGCAGCACGGTCCCTCTGGAGGAGTCGTTTGTGGTCATCGAAGTGGTGAAG GAGAAAGCTGCAGAACTGCTCAGGGTCTACAGGAGCAGTGAGTTTGCAAGCCGCTCCGTTCTGTCGTTTCAAGAGCTCTGTACCCTCTCCTCTGGAGTCTGTGCTGACGAGAGCACCCTGTGCATggctctcctgcagctgcagagggacAAACAAGTGCTGGTCTCACTGCACGAAGGCGAGAAG ATAGTAAAGTTTTGTCTGCCAGGGCAGGACCGCGTCTCTCCAGTCAGTGATGTGGATATCGGAGTCTaccagctgcagcacagtgagaagctgctgggGGAGCGGGTAGAGAAACTGGGCCTGGAGGCTGACAA GtgcagagaggaggcaaagCTTCTGCTGTCGGAAGGGAAAAAATCACAG GCCCTGAGGTGTTTGAGAGGCCGCAAGAGGGTAGAGAAGAGGGCAGACAACTTATTTGCCAAACTGGAGACAATCAGAGGAATCCTGGACAGAATCGCCCAATCACAGACTGATAAGATG GTTATTCAAGCATATCAGGCTGGAGTGTCAGCCCTCAGAGTCTCTCTTAAGGACGTGACTGTGGAACGTGCAGAGAACCTTGTGGATCAAATCCAGGAG TTATGTGACACCCAAGATGAGGTGAATCAAACTCTATCCAGTGGGGTGACCAGCGCAG ATGAAGACATGGATGAGTTGGAGGAAGAACTGAAGTCTCTGCTGGACGAGTCAAAGCCAGAAACAATCGCAGATTTACCTGAGGTTCCAACAAACCGCCTGCGTCCCTCCGGGGAGTCCGTTCTCTCTGGTGACCTGTTCAGTTCCCTCCCCGCCGTACCTCACGGACTCTTGAATATTACCactgagcagctggaggaggagttGAATCA GCTTTCAGCTGCAGAAAAGGACATCGCCTGCCAAGAGATAAGAGCCTGA